A single window of Plasmodium malariae genome assembly, chromosome: 8 DNA harbors:
- the PmUG01_08056500 gene encoding fam-l protein produces MGKKQKTIIFINFFGFILLSWICHFYIDVKMFNISLDKYCEIKKILKIRNYRLLGKYTHNMDLNFICTKEEIPNIGLNIRNDICNNEESVKTQMKQSNGSSPGNTRGHKKHMKNKTCTFETKKYSHMEKKIFKELDYQDFLKNNRTISDKLYKKVIIKKYRLRFALPLVLFLLFSLGLILDFTCNCGLTRGLYKLLSFSLGKELMRNFHCYLKTAVGSFFEYTNDNNSSEHFYITPFFDFLIYCVLFFIFGITLISGIIYYHKKVKKFEKIKFRKR; encoded by the exons atgggaaaaaaacagaagacaatcatatttattaatttttttgggTTCATCCTTTTATCTTGGATATGTCATTTTTACATTGATGtt aaaatgTTCAATATATCATTGGATAAGTACTGCGAGATTAAgaaaatactaaaaataaggaattaTAGATTACTAGGAAAGTATACACATAATATggatttaaattttatatgtacaaaagaagaaatacCAAATATTGGATTAAATATTAGGAAcgatatatgtaataatgaagaaaGTGTGAAAACACAAATGAAGCAGTCAAATGGAAGTTCACCAGGAAATACAAGAGGtcataaaaaacatatgaaaaataaaacttgtacgtttgaaacaaaaaaatattctcatATGGAGAAAAAGATATTCAAGGAACTTGATTATCaggattttcttaaaaacaacAGAACAATTAGTGATAAGTTGtacaaaaaagtaataattaaaaaatacagattACGGTTTGCTTTGCCTTTAgtattgtttttattgttcTCATTAGGACTAATATTAGATTTTACTTGTAATTGTGGCCTTACAAGGGGGTTGTATAAGTTATTGAGTTTTTCATTAGGTAAGGAACTAATGAGGAATTTTCACTGTTATTTGAAAACCGCTGTAGGCTCGTTTTTCGAGTATACcaatgataataatagtagtgaacatttttatataacaccgttttttgattttctaatatattgcGTACTCTTCTTTATATTTGGTATAACTCTTATATCaggaattatttattaccataaaaaagtaaaaaaatttgaaaaaattaaatttaggaAAAGGTAA
- the PmUG01_08056600 gene encoding Plasmodium exported protein, unknown function: MEQNFVQYLLIKTAVFILLFWICHFKNDMRSTYDNCKFIIKLDVRLCRIMAAHKKEKHSNIKCIKKEIKNNGEYKKMESSNTKTGITVKNKKLDKIYYKNLVSYMANADFKYLRKSMKKKVFQICVLGSIHILLGILLIVLKKLKYLDDIKLYDKLQLSHLGFVIFMCIVILSMFYFYKKFQTYTKLTRIKDDIYNTAYPSFRKVGFYKD; this comes from the exons ATGGAGCAAAATTTTGtgcaatatttattaattaaaactgcggtatttatccttttattttGGATATGTCATTTTAAGAATGATATG AGATCCACATATGataattgtaaatttattataaaattagatGTGAGATTGTGTCGAATAATGGCGGCacataaaaaggaaaaacattcaaatattaaatgtataaagaaggaaataaaaaataatggagaatacaaaaaaatggaatCATCTAATACTAAAACGGGAATcacagtaaaaaataaaaagttagacaaaatatattataaaaatttagttaGTTATATGGCAAATGCTGATTTTAAGTATTTAAGAAAAagcatgaaaaaaaaagtatttcaGATTTGTGTTTTAGGTAGCATCCATATACTACTTGGAATACTActaattgttttaaaaaaattaaaatatttagatgatataaaattatatgataaattacAATTATCACATCTAGGATTTGTGATATTCATGTGTATAGTTATACTaagtatgttttatttttacaaaaaatttcaaacATATACAAAGTTAACACGCATAAaagatgatatatataatacggCATATCCTTCTTTCCGTAAAGTAGGCTTTTATAAAGATTAA
- the PmUG01_08056700 gene encoding Plasmodium exported protein, unknown function gives MISFILVKNIIFIFFVWIYYYFCDAHNFGQILGMKTIQNISLYSRTYRLLSKFNNEKIKISLERSLHRNGYNDIKKKKKNCQLKNYGNNAGSKYDGKSSTKNKSNTGFEEKKLLRKCIYVLSKPFVEIDKIFEKLIYKGFIAIYEYRKCTDSIQKKNLKFSACKSAVLTFAIPSIIFFTVLSLLLLVSPPLGTLVLGENSKGFQEFMTKSGMQAFLLSLFILSITMVIYILVKFINYVIEGGGDEINN, from the exons atgatatcttttattttagttaaaaatattatatttatattttttgtttggatatattattatttctgtGATGCg CATAACTTTGGTCAAATTTTAGGTATGAAAactattcaaaatatatcattatattcaAGAACTTATAGattattatcaaaatttaacaatgaaaaaataaagatttcATTAGAACGTAGCTTACATAGAAATGGATATAacgatataaaaaaaaaaaagaaaaattgtcaattaaaaaattatggtaaTAATGCTGGATCGAAATACGATGGAAAGAGCagtactaaaaataaaagtaatacaGGAtttgaggaaaaaaaattactgaggaagtgcatatatgtattaagtAAACCATTTGTagaaatagataaaatatttgaaaaattaatttataaaggATTTATTgcaatatatgaatataggAAATGTACAGATTCTAtccaaaaaaagaatttgaaATTTTCAGCATGTAAAAGTGCGGTTTTAACTTTTGCTATACcgtcaataattttttttacggTACTTTCATTACTTTTGTTAGTTAGTCCTCCGCTAGGTACATTAGTACTGGGGGAAAATAGTAAAGGTTTTCAAGAATTTATGACAAAATCTGGAATGCAAGCTTTTTTATTGtcgttatttatattaagtaTCACCATGGTAATTTATATACtggtaaaatttataaattatgtaatagAAGGAGGGGGAGATGAAATAAACAACTAG
- the PmUG01_08056800 gene encoding Plasmodium exported protein, unknown function, whose product MTINHEKMKGNSNNIISVKTVCNSDKSLYYRNCISSILNSRNNRILSKVKNKKINLGLKYKLDLKKNYYLENKKYVGESDCGERSASKEKYNSKFASNSSVKKCTSVICKLHILIHTFFEKLLYGVFCTIYKYRKCTDHTQKKSLKRSVFIKTTLIFALPVILFLAASTIYILDQFFSQTFMDLFPISSTNSFSNYIRNYGKFTALSLAILSVSMVTYTLVKFLKYVIDVRRKEIKT is encoded by the exons atgacaATTAAtcatgaaaaaatgaagggGAATAGTAACAATATTATTTCCGTTAAAACCGTa tGTAATTCTGATAAATCTTTATACTATAGAAACTGTATAAGTAGCATATTAAATTCAAgaaataatagaatattatcaaaagttaagaataaaaaaatcaatttgggattaaaatataaattagacctaaagaaaaattattatttagaaaataagaaatacgTTGGTGAATCAGATTGTGGTGAAAGAAGTGCATctaaggaaaaatataattcaaagTTTGCATCCAATTCATCAGTTAAGAAATGTACATCCGTTATATGTAaactacatatattaatacatactttttttgaaaaattattatacggGGTATTTtgtactatatataaatataggaAATGTACAGATCATACGcagaaaaaaagtttaaaacgttctgtatttataaaaacaactTTGATATTCGCTTTACCAGTAATTCTCTTTTTAGCAGCAtctacaatatatattttagatcAATTTTTCTCCCAAACTTTTATGGATCTTTTTCCAATTAGTAGCACAAACagtttttcaaattatataCGTAATTATGGAAAGTTCACTGCATTGTCATTAGCTATTTTAAGTGTTTCAATGGTTACTTATACGTTAGtaaaattcttaaaatatgtaattgatgtaagaagaaaagaaattaaaacttag